From the genome of Methylomonas sp. UP202, one region includes:
- a CDS encoding biotin/lipoyl-binding protein, producing the protein MANDPKLDYRRRVRIGRILGMAIVLAAVTTGAWVWQINFRHPRTNDAMIRADIVGIAPEVSGRIVRLHVRDNQFVRKGELLYVIDPRPYQAKLDRAKAELMLAEQEVESLRASKSSAVSAVARLEHQHAAALAEIKRIAADDDYLEQYLEQLEPLAAKQYVTGDQLRQARARYSASRAALADAKAKALSVGSAVSEAESDSRRAQSLIAQVGDVNARVEAARATVTAAELELEYCEVRAPFDAYVTNLNTREGEYAKAGGQLFALVDDRHWYAVANYKETYLQSIRPGQEADVFLVGYPGKRFRGVVTGIAWANAPDNVKQQGGLPEVQRTLNWVVLASRFPVRIEILDRDPERPLRMGMTAFVTVLDRTLPIPDDSAASADGDRQHD; encoded by the coding sequence ATGGCAAACGACCCTAAACTCGACTATCGGCGCCGGGTGCGCATCGGCCGCATTCTCGGCATGGCGATCGTGTTGGCGGCGGTTACCACCGGCGCTTGGGTATGGCAAATCAATTTCCGCCATCCGCGTACCAACGACGCGATGATCCGCGCCGACATTGTCGGCATCGCGCCCGAAGTCTCCGGCCGCATCGTGCGACTGCACGTGCGCGACAATCAGTTCGTACGCAAGGGCGAGTTGCTCTACGTCATCGATCCCAGACCTTATCAAGCCAAACTGGATCGCGCCAAGGCCGAACTGATGTTGGCGGAACAAGAGGTCGAATCGCTGCGGGCGTCGAAAAGTTCCGCCGTCAGCGCGGTCGCGCGCCTGGAACATCAGCACGCGGCCGCGCTGGCCGAAATCAAACGCATCGCGGCCGACGACGACTATCTGGAACAGTACCTCGAGCAACTGGAGCCGCTGGCGGCAAAGCAATACGTGACCGGCGATCAACTTCGGCAGGCACGCGCCCGTTACTCGGCCTCCCGGGCGGCGTTGGCCGATGCCAAGGCCAAGGCGCTGTCGGTCGGGAGTGCGGTCTCCGAAGCGGAGAGCGATAGCCGGCGCGCGCAATCCCTGATCGCTCAGGTCGGCGATGTCAACGCTCGCGTCGAAGCGGCCCGCGCCACCGTGACAGCCGCCGAGCTGGAGCTGGAATATTGCGAAGTCCGCGCGCCGTTCGACGCCTACGTGACCAATTTGAATACCCGCGAAGGCGAATATGCCAAAGCCGGCGGCCAGTTGTTCGCGCTGGTCGACGACCGCCATTGGTACGCCGTCGCCAATTACAAGGAAACCTATTTGCAATCGATACGCCCCGGCCAGGAAGCGGACGTGTTTCTGGTCGGCTATCCCGGCAAGCGCTTTCGCGGCGTGGTGACCGGCATTGCTTGGGCCAATGCACCGGACAACGTCAAACAGCAAGGCGGATTGCCGGAGGTACAACGTACGCTGAACTGGGTGGTGCTGGCGTCGCGTTTTCCGGTCAGAATCGAAATCCTCGACCGCGATCCGGAGCGTCCGCTGCGCATGGGGATGACCGCCTTCGTCACGGTACTGGATCGCACCTTGCCGATTCCGGACGATAGCGCCGCATCGGCGGACGGCGATCGGCAACATGACTGA
- a CDS encoding YtcA family lipoprotein codes for MTPFRLFRSFPLAYSAPLLLAGCDPMLSLHGSFWPAWIICILTGLAASGALMWQLARVGLAPHLGPPLLIAPSLWALCTFVIWLLFYAS; via the coding sequence ATGACTCCGTTTCGTTTGTTTAGATCATTCCCGCTGGCGTATTCGGCGCCGCTATTGCTGGCCGGCTGCGATCCGATGTTGAGCCTGCACGGTTCGTTTTGGCCGGCCTGGATCATCTGCATTTTGACCGGTTTGGCCGCCAGCGGCGCGTTGATGTGGCAATTGGCGCGTGTCGGCTTGGCGCCGCATCTGGGACCGCCGTTGTTGATCGCTCCCAGCCTGTGGGCATTATGCACCTTCGTGATTTGGTTGTTGTTTTACGCAAGTTGA
- a CDS encoding TolC family protein: MSISTACAPPVAHRHPDAGEPQQAPVVRWSEYRVSHPLPSVEKAPSPSAAPNVRQRYDLPALIDMALQNHPETRLSWEDAKVAAARVEREAASWYPKLTALAFGQYFKTSIPIPQSTLVSTGVGTFGGAELAWTLFDFGRREALDEASLERFEAAQFGFGRKHQEIAYRVADSFFAYQAAIAKVAAAEQTFTAAKANADAVNAKLSQGFATRPDLLLALQEQAKANYDWQDARGAVTQTRAALTTSAGLSPSVELSLIDLSQVPLPDALAPSVEKIVDQALEQRPDLQAKLAELRAREAEVRKARAEYWPKLSLKGSIGNQYWGDVQTDPPSRRHYSSDNLVGGAMLNLEWNLFDGFERRGAVDEAEAKRRAGEAQIDSLRLEIMRHIWQTYADTKTALEKREFALALLRAAEESYAATQESYRHGFSTVIELLSAQKDLARARYTEIDSRAGLLKSAAALVYAAGGGESP; this comes from the coding sequence TTGTCGATAAGCACCGCCTGTGCGCCGCCCGTCGCGCACCGGCACCCCGACGCCGGAGAGCCGCAACAAGCGCCGGTGGTGCGCTGGTCCGAATACCGTGTTAGCCATCCGCTGCCGTCCGTGGAGAAGGCGCCCAGCCCATCCGCCGCGCCGAATGTGCGGCAACGTTACGACCTGCCGGCCCTAATCGACATGGCGTTGCAAAACCATCCGGAAACCCGGCTCAGCTGGGAAGACGCCAAAGTGGCCGCCGCCAGAGTCGAACGGGAAGCCGCCAGCTGGTACCCGAAACTGACCGCGTTGGCCTTCGGCCAATATTTCAAGACCAGCATTCCGATTCCGCAAAGCACGTTGGTCAGCACCGGCGTCGGGACTTTCGGCGGCGCCGAATTGGCCTGGACGCTGTTCGACTTCGGCCGCCGGGAGGCCTTGGACGAAGCCAGTCTGGAGCGCTTCGAAGCGGCTCAATTCGGCTTCGGCCGCAAACACCAGGAGATCGCCTACCGCGTCGCCGACAGTTTCTTCGCCTATCAGGCGGCAATCGCCAAAGTTGCGGCGGCGGAGCAAACATTTACCGCCGCCAAGGCCAACGCCGATGCGGTCAATGCCAAACTGTCGCAAGGCTTCGCGACGCGGCCCGATTTGCTGCTGGCCCTGCAGGAACAAGCCAAGGCCAATTACGATTGGCAGGATGCGCGCGGCGCCGTGACTCAGACCAGAGCGGCCCTGACCACCAGCGCCGGTTTGTCGCCGTCGGTCGAACTGTCTCTGATCGATCTGAGTCAGGTGCCGTTGCCCGACGCCCTGGCGCCGTCGGTGGAAAAAATCGTCGACCAGGCCCTGGAACAGCGCCCGGATTTGCAGGCTAAACTGGCCGAACTGCGCGCCCGCGAAGCGGAGGTGAGAAAAGCCCGCGCCGAGTATTGGCCCAAGCTGTCGTTGAAAGGCAGCATCGGCAATCAGTATTGGGGCGATGTGCAGACCGATCCGCCAAGCCGGCGGCATTATTCGTCGGACAATCTGGTCGGCGGCGCGATGCTGAATCTGGAATGGAATTTGTTCGACGGCTTCGAACGCCGCGGCGCGGTGGACGAGGCCGAAGCCAAACGCCGGGCCGGCGAAGCGCAGATCGACAGCTTGCGTCTGGAGATCATGCGCCATATCTGGCAAACCTACGCCGACACCAAAACCGCGTTGGAAAAACGCGAATTCGCGCTAGCTCTGCTACGCGCCGCCGAGGAATCCTACGCGGCGACCCAAGAATCCTACCGGCACGGCTTCTCCACCGTCATCGAGCTGCTGTCCGCGCAAAAGGATCTGGCCCGAGCCCGCTACACCGAAATCGACAGCCGGGCCGGCTTGCTGAAATCGGCCGCCGCGCTGGTATATGCGGCCGGCGGCGGCGAGTCGCCTTAA
- a CDS encoding alkene reductase, whose translation MNPLFDPIRIGDIELPNRIVMAPLTRCRASAGRVPNALMADYYAQRASAGLIISEATCVSPQGVGYPDTPGIWSPEQIDGWRGVTDAVHAAGGRMLLQLWHVGRISDPYYLDGALPVAPSAIAAPGHVSLLRPMRDYVTPRALALDEIPAIIEAFRQGAANAELAGFDGVEIHAANGYLLDQFLQDSTNRREDAYGGPVENRARLLLEAADAAISVWGAGRVGVHLSPRCDMHGMGDANPPATFAYVAEQLGQRKLAFIFTREAQGPDAISPALKRRFGGALIANENFTAESAVQAIANGDADAVSFGKHFIANPDLPRRIALGAPLTPFDAATFYLYGDEGPSKGYTDYPVLTAD comes from the coding sequence ATGAATCCCTTGTTCGATCCCATCCGTATCGGCGACATTGAATTGCCCAACCGCATCGTGATGGCTCCGCTGACCCGCTGCCGCGCTAGCGCCGGCCGCGTGCCGAATGCGCTGATGGCGGACTATTACGCTCAACGAGCGAGTGCCGGCCTGATCATCAGCGAAGCCACTTGCGTTAGCCCGCAAGGCGTCGGCTACCCGGATACGCCGGGCATCTGGTCGCCGGAACAAATCGACGGCTGGCGCGGCGTGACCGACGCGGTACACGCCGCCGGCGGGCGCATGTTGTTGCAACTGTGGCATGTCGGCCGAATTTCCGATCCGTATTATCTGGACGGCGCCTTGCCGGTCGCGCCCAGCGCGATTGCCGCGCCAGGTCACGTCAGCCTGCTACGGCCGATGCGCGATTACGTGACGCCGCGCGCGTTGGCGTTGGACGAAATTCCCGCAATTATCGAAGCGTTTCGCCAAGGCGCGGCCAATGCCGAACTGGCCGGTTTCGACGGCGTCGAAATTCACGCCGCCAACGGTTATTTGCTCGATCAATTCCTGCAAGACAGCACCAATCGCCGCGAAGATGCCTACGGCGGTCCGGTGGAAAATCGCGCCCGTTTGTTGCTGGAAGCGGCCGACGCGGCGATTTCGGTGTGGGGCGCCGGCCGGGTTGGCGTGCATCTGTCGCCGCGTTGCGACATGCACGGCATGGGCGACGCCAACCCGCCGGCGACCTTCGCTTACGTCGCCGAACAATTGGGCCAACGCAAGCTTGCCTTCATCTTTACCCGCGAAGCGCAAGGTCCGGACGCGATCAGTCCGGCGTTGAAACGCCGTTTCGGCGGCGCGTTGATCGCCAACGAAAATTTCACGGCCGAAAGCGCGGTACAAGCCATCGCCAATGGCGATGCCGACGCGGTGTCGTTCGGCAAACACTTCATCGCCAATCCGGACCTACCGCGCCGCATAGCACTTGGCGCGCCGTTGACCCCGTTCGACGCCGCGACCTTCTATCTGTACGGCGACGAAGGTCCGAGCAAGGGCTATACGGATTATCCGGTGTTGACCGCCGACTGA
- a CDS encoding FecR domain-containing protein: MSLASLTESQRQALQWLSRLRGDADETERRQFEDWLGGSPEHAEAYQQVQQFWQQLGDLPDVAGKQLDAARGFVRHSQLARRRRNAALIAVGFAVALGFQYPEPLQKLAAARYQTDIGQRRTLVLADGGRIELNTATRLRIDRFGARTVWLEQGEAWFSVAHDAEHPFEVRVGAGRIRDVGTQFNVAIDRENTTVAVVEGEVALSVPGKPALALTAGLQAGFSADGNLRAPSVADAASGAWRDGTLIFKRQPLPEVLRQLSRYHAVEFKLTDSQLQTVTVSGRFSTSDLNESLSTLQNGLAARIVRDGDGTILISAKQ; encoded by the coding sequence ATGAGCCTCGCCAGTCTGACCGAATCTCAACGCCAAGCTCTGCAATGGTTGTCGCGCTTGCGCGGCGACGCGGACGAAACCGAACGCCGGCAATTCGAAGATTGGCTCGGCGGCTCGCCGGAACATGCCGAGGCTTACCAACAAGTTCAACAATTCTGGCAACAGCTTGGCGATTTACCCGATGTGGCCGGCAAGCAGCTGGACGCCGCGCGTGGCTTCGTTCGCCATAGCCAGTTGGCCCGCCGACGGCGCAATGCCGCTTTGATCGCCGTCGGGTTCGCCGTCGCGTTGGGTTTTCAGTACCCGGAACCCTTACAAAAATTGGCGGCGGCTCGTTACCAAACCGACATTGGCCAGCGCCGGACCCTGGTCTTGGCCGATGGCGGCCGCATCGAACTGAATACCGCGACGCGATTGCGGATCGACCGTTTCGGCGCGCGCACGGTCTGGCTCGAGCAGGGCGAAGCCTGGTTCAGCGTCGCTCACGATGCCGAGCACCCTTTTGAAGTGCGGGTGGGCGCCGGGCGCATCCGCGACGTCGGCACGCAATTCAACGTCGCGATCGACCGCGAGAACACGACGGTCGCGGTGGTCGAAGGCGAAGTGGCGTTGAGCGTGCCCGGTAAGCCGGCGCTGGCGCTGACGGCCGGTCTGCAAGCCGGTTTTAGCGCCGACGGAAATCTGCGGGCGCCCAGTGTCGCCGACGCCGCCAGCGGCGCTTGGCGCGACGGTACGCTGATCTTCAAACGCCAACCCTTGCCGGAAGTGTTGCGCCAACTGTCGCGCTATCACGCGGTCGAATTCAAGCTGACGGACAGCCAATTGCAAACCGTGACGGTTAGCGGCCGCTTTTCCACGTCCGATTTGAACGAGAGTTTAAGCACCTTGCAAAACGGTTTGGCGGCGCGGATTGTCAGGGATGGGGATGGCACGATCCTAATCAGCGCCAAGCAATGA
- a CDS encoding sigma-70 family RNA polymerase sigma factor, whose product MTIKSLFEQLFHSHSKELVYFAGQRAAEVAEDVVQESFLRLMQHPEPQTIENHRAYLYKLTGNALIDYQRKLAVRERYHGEVEDLDSLPADAPGPDVSLHHQQILQGVMRALDELPPLQRSIFLLHRVDGLTYLQIGKLLRMSRSNVERQFYAALEHCFAAALAGKR is encoded by the coding sequence ATGACTATCAAAAGCCTTTTCGAGCAATTGTTTCACAGTCATTCCAAGGAATTGGTGTACTTCGCCGGTCAGCGCGCCGCCGAGGTGGCGGAAGATGTGGTGCAGGAGTCGTTTCTAAGATTGATGCAGCATCCCGAGCCGCAAACCATCGAAAATCATCGCGCGTATCTTTACAAATTGACCGGCAATGCGCTGATCGATTACCAGCGCAAGCTCGCGGTCCGCGAACGTTACCACGGCGAAGTCGAGGACTTGGATAGCCTGCCGGCGGATGCGCCGGGTCCGGATGTCAGCCTGCACCACCAACAAATTCTGCAGGGCGTCATGCGCGCGTTGGACGAGCTGCCGCCGCTGCAACGCAGCATTTTCCTGTTGCATCGCGTCGACGGACTGACCTACCTGCAAATCGGCAAACTGCTCAGGATGTCGCGCAGCAACGTCGAACGCCAATTTTACGCGGCGCTGGAACACTGCTTCGCGGCCGCGTTGGCCGGCAAACGCTGA
- a CDS encoding RNA polymerase sigma factor, giving the protein MSTVSEPLLLDAFLRHQSEIRQFLARKVSCPTAADDLTQETYLRIARYRGGEEILDLRAFLFRIANNLALDYLRGLARSEARDYGPVEDSIACRAPQPDSAVAAQQQLARMERFIYALPQQCRTVFLACRVDGKSYAEIADELNISPRTVEAHMYKAIKLLKERMDWL; this is encoded by the coding sequence ATGTCCACGGTTAGCGAACCCCTATTGCTGGACGCGTTTTTACGCCACCAAAGCGAAATCCGCCAATTCTTGGCCCGCAAAGTCAGTTGTCCGACCGCGGCGGACGACTTGACCCAGGAAACCTATTTGCGTATCGCCAGATACCGCGGCGGTGAAGAAATTCTGGATTTGCGGGCGTTTTTGTTCCGGATAGCCAATAATCTGGCGCTGGATTATTTGCGCGGCCTGGCCCGCTCCGAAGCCCGCGACTACGGACCCGTCGAAGACTCGATCGCATGCCGGGCGCCGCAACCGGATTCCGCCGTCGCCGCGCAACAGCAACTGGCCAGGATGGAACGCTTTATCTACGCGCTGCCGCAACAATGCCGGACCGTGTTTCTAGCCTGTCGGGTCGACGGCAAGAGCTACGCCGAAATCGCCGACGAACTAAACATTTCGCCGCGCACGGTCGAAGCTCACATGTACAAAGCGATCAAATTATTGAAGGAACGCATGGATTGGTTGTGA
- a CDS encoding FecR family protein — translation MSDQHPRSIADQADAWFARLQDADASDDERRRFQAWYAADQRHAQAYERTRQLWSLLQLPAERVAERLQAESRPAPSPPPRAAIPFRRNLAGASAALLMMAWLLPARIQDWRSDYRTGPGQQTNVTLADGSRITLNTDTALAIRFGARERRVVLLRGEAFFEVAPDPAKPFIVDGGDAEARAVGTAYGVKKSGADLAVTVAEGTVEVGDGVAAQAVRAMQRIEFKQGRLQAPQRLTNDDSLAWRRRQVVFQQQPLSEVLAEVNRYRAGRIVAVSGELGGRIVSGVFNLGDPQAIVDALQATLNARAAHLPGDWVLLYY, via the coding sequence ATGTCCGACCAACACCCGCGATCGATCGCCGACCAAGCCGATGCCTGGTTCGCCCGCCTGCAAGACGCCGACGCCAGCGACGACGAGCGCCGCCGATTTCAGGCCTGGTACGCGGCGGATCAGCGCCATGCGCAGGCCTACGAGCGCACCCGCCAATTGTGGAGTTTGCTGCAATTGCCGGCGGAACGGGTGGCCGAACGCCTGCAAGCGGAATCCCGCCCTGCCCCATCGCCGCCCCCGAGAGCCGCAATCCCATTTCGCCGCAATCTGGCCGGCGCGAGCGCGGCGCTGCTCATGATGGCATGGCTATTGCCGGCGCGGATTCAGGATTGGCGCAGCGACTACCGCACCGGCCCCGGACAGCAAACCAATGTGACGCTGGCGGACGGCTCGCGAATCACGTTGAATACCGACACCGCGCTGGCGATCCGGTTCGGCGCCCGCGAACGGCGCGTGGTTTTGCTGCGCGGCGAAGCGTTTTTCGAAGTGGCGCCCGACCCGGCCAAACCCTTTATTGTGGACGGCGGCGACGCCGAAGCCCGCGCGGTCGGCACCGCCTATGGCGTGAAAAAGTCCGGCGCGGACTTAGCCGTGACCGTCGCCGAAGGCACCGTGGAAGTCGGCGACGGCGTTGCCGCGCAAGCGGTGCGCGCGATGCAGCGCATCGAATTCAAGCAAGGCCGCTTGCAAGCCCCGCAACGCCTGACCAACGACGACAGCCTAGCCTGGCGCCGCCGCCAAGTGGTATTCCAGCAGCAGCCGTTGAGCGAGGTGTTGGCCGAAGTCAACCGCTACCGCGCGGGCCGCATCGTCGCGGTCAGCGGCGAACTGGGCGGACGCATCGTCAGCGGCGTGTTCAACCTCGGCGACCCGCAAGCCATCGTCGATGCCTTGCAAGCCACTCTCAACGCGCGAGCCGCGCATTTACCGGGCGATTGGGTGTTGTTGTATTACTAA
- the xrtM gene encoding exosortase family protein XrtM: MLFVGCYVLLDYSYFKIPVDLFVNVIYYHGVVAICADLVNWLAPLEQVLAKQNHLLSAKADLEIVRGCDGAGVLFLVMSAVLVFPSGLKRKLIGLMLGIGLIYSINLLRIFALYFVIAYQPGWFQLIHTYVAPTLMVVMGCFYFAWWAFGSTHQSHESA; encoded by the coding sequence ATGCTATTCGTAGGCTGCTACGTATTGCTTGACTACAGCTACTTCAAGATTCCGGTCGATCTGTTCGTCAACGTGATCTATTACCACGGCGTGGTGGCTATTTGCGCCGATTTGGTCAATTGGCTCGCTCCGTTAGAACAGGTTTTGGCCAAGCAAAATCATCTACTTTCGGCCAAGGCCGATCTGGAAATTGTGCGTGGTTGCGATGGTGCCGGTGTGTTGTTTTTGGTGATGTCCGCCGTGCTGGTGTTTCCGTCAGGATTGAAGCGGAAGCTGATCGGTTTAATGTTGGGCATCGGTTTGATTTATAGCATCAATCTACTGCGTATCTTTGCGTTATATTTTGTCATCGCTTACCAACCCGGCTGGTTTCAGCTGATTCATACCTATGTGGCACCAACGTTGATGGTCGTGATGGGGTGTTTCTATTTTGCCTGGTGGGCGTTCGGTTCAACGCATCAAAGTCATGAGTCGGCGTGA